Genomic window (Chthonomonas sp.):
TTTGTCCGCAAAAACTATCGTGGGCTCGGCGACTTTTCGCGCCCGGCTCAGCTTCAAACCGTGGTGCGACATGGGATGCTCGGCAACCTCGCGCGTCGGGTGGATCGCCTGTTCACCGATCCGCGAATCCGCATGCTGTTTTCGTTCCAGACCATGTACCTGGGGCTGTCGCCTTTTCAAGCGCCGTGGGTGTATTCCACGCTCGCTTACATGGAGTACGGCGAGGGCATTTTCTATCCCGAAGGGGGCATGGCGCGGCTCGCCGAAACCATCGCGGACCTTGCGTGTCAGCGGGGAATGGACCTGCGTTTAGGGGCCGAGGTCGCGGGTGTTGCCGGGCGGGAAGTCGCCCTCAAGGGCGGAGAAACATATAAGTTTGATACGGTTGTCTTTAACGCCGATATGCCTTACGCACAGCGGCAATTGCAGGGTCAGCCGCCTCGCCGCAAGCTGCGCTACTCGTGCTCGGCGCACATGATGTACTGCGCCGTTGAGGGCGATCTGCCCGGCCTCGAGCACCACAATGTGTTCTTCGGCCCGGACTATCGCGGCAACTTAGAGAGCATTTTCACGAGGCTCGACGAGCCTCGCGAACCCGCTTTTTACGCGTGCGTCTCCAGCAAAACCGATGCTTCCGCCGCTCCCGTTGGCATGAGCAACCTTATGGTGCTGATTCCTTGTCCGAACCTGGACTACCCGCTCGACGCCGCGGCCACCGAGCGAATAGAAAACTATGCTTTTGAGCGGCTAAACTTGGACCGATCGCGAATTCGCGGCATTGAGCGAAAGACGCCCGCCATGTGGCAATCGGAGCTCAACCTGGAGCGCGGCGCGGCGTTCGGCATCAGCCACGATCTGCGTCAGAGCGCCTTTATGCGGCCCCAAAATTGGTCGCCTCAGAACCCCGATCACTACTTTGTTGGCGCGAGTACCGTGCCCGGCAACGGCCTCCCGATGGTGCTGATTTCGGCGGAACTAGCCGAGGCGGCGATGCGGCAAAACGGGGTGATTGACTGATGGCGCAGGAGCAAGGGCTGGTCGGGCGTCTCGTCGGCGGCATGGTCCGGCGGTCGGTTCGCGCCCGTTTTCACACGGTTTATTGGTCGCCACCTACGACCGCGCCGCGCCATCCCGCGATTCTCTACGCCAACCATCACGGCTGGATGGACGGCTACCTGATGTTCTATTTGATCCAGAAATTGAACCTGGAATGCGTGGATTGGATCCAGGAATTCGATAGCTTTCCGCTGTT
Coding sequences:
- the crtI gene encoding phytoene desaturase, yielding MSGRQIAIVGAGMGGLALALRLTHAGHRVTVFEKNAEIGGRNRPQTVAGCRFDSGPTLLMMLDPFRKLFADVGEDFATRVPHKLCDPSYRVFYADGTTIDGTTNLPLMTERIRALAGEKDAVAYPGFLRDLKALYDVAIPQFVRKNYRGLGDFSRPAQLQTVVRHGMLGNLARRVDRLFTDPRIRMLFSFQTMYLGLSPFQAPWVYSTLAYMEYGEGIFYPEGGMARLAETIADLACQRGMDLRLGAEVAGVAGREVALKGGETYKFDTVVFNADMPYAQRQLQGQPPRRKLRYSCSAHMMYCAVEGDLPGLEHHNVFFGPDYRGNLESIFTRLDEPREPAFYACVSSKTDASAAPVGMSNLMVLIPCPNLDYPLDAAATERIENYAFERLNLDRSRIRGIERKTPAMWQSELNLERGAAFGISHDLRQSAFMRPQNWSPQNPDHYFVGASTVPGNGLPMVLISAELAEAAMRQNGVID